The following are encoded together in the Tripterygium wilfordii isolate XIE 37 chromosome 18, ASM1340144v1, whole genome shotgun sequence genome:
- the LOC119983660 gene encoding polycomb group protein EMBRYONIC FLOWER 2-like, with the protein MTQCLLMCREESRLHLSEEEVIAAEESLSIYCKPVELYNILQRSAVKNVLSTMDPSSLMVSIQKVPQQFSMILWM; encoded by the exons ATGACTCAGTGTTTACTGATGTGCCGTGAAGAATCTCGGCTGCATTTATCTGAAGAAGAGGTGATTGCGGCAGAAGAGAGTCTCTCGATTTATTGCAAACCTGTGGAACTATATAACATTCTTCAACGATCGGCTGTCAAAAAC GTATTGTCCACTATGGACCCCTCATCTCTAATGGTTTCGATCCAAAAGGTACCTCAGCAG TTCTCGATGATTTTGTGGATGTGA